The following DNA comes from Winogradskyella sp. PG-2.
CTAAAATAGCCATAAACAACATTAAACTTACCCTTATCTTCTTTAGGGAGGCTTCTTGTAACTATTCTAAGAATAATTCTTAGAATTATTGTGGTAAAAAATATTGCTGTAATAACAATTAGTACATCCAGGATTGAGATGCTAATTTTATCTCCTAAATCAATATGTTTATTAAGAAAATCACTTATTCGTTCCCAGCCAGAACTATCTTTTATTTTGTCTTCTATTTCATCTAAATCCTGAATCATAAATTAATACTTCAGCCATTTAAATAATTCCTTATAAGTAGGCTTTTTACCATACATTAATATACCTACACGATAAATTTTTGCTGCAAACCAAACAGCGAACATAAAAGTACCAATTAGTAGTAATAAAGAAAGCCCTTGTTGCCATAATGGTACACCAAAAGGAATACGCATTAACATTACTACTGGCGACGTAAATGGAATAAATGAAAATACCGTTGACACAGTACCATGAGGATCATCAATTACTGTAAATACACCTACATAAACAGCCAAGATCAAAGGCATTAAAATAGGCAACATAAATTGCTGAGTATCAGTTTCGTTATCAACAGCTGCACCAATAGCTGCGTACAATGAACTATATAACAAATAGCCACCAATAAAGAAAAATATAAATGCTACAACTAAATTAGCTAGAGGCAAATTATTTATTGCTGTGAGGCCATTTTCAACTATAGTCTGCATTTTGTCAGCTTCCATGGCTTGGTTCATTATCTCTTGTTGTTGCTGTGCCGATGTTTGCGCTATATCAATACCAAAAATCATGGACACAACTGTCATGAGTACACCTCCTAAGATTACCCAAATAGCAAACTGTGTCACTCCAGCTAATGAAGTTCCTATAATTTTACCCATCATTAATTGAATCGGTTTTACAGAAGAAATAATTATTTCAATAATTCGACTTGTTTTTTCCTCGATAACACTTCGCATTATCATATTTCCATAAATAATAATGAACATAAACAATAAGTAACCAGCAATACCACCAAAAGCTAGCTTAACAATATTATCTATTTTAGAACTTTTTTCTCCTTCGAAGCTCTCTTGAGCAATATCTATACTTGTTTTAGAAGCTTCAATCTGCGCGAGCGTTACACCATCTTTCTGAAGTTTCATATCTCGCAAGCGCTTTTCTATCTTTCGTTCTAAACTTGCCATTATAGTTATAGATGGAGACTCTTCAGAATAAAACTTTACATTATCGGTAAAAGCATCTAAAGAATCTACTTTAGAAATATGCAATAGTCCATAATCTTCTTTCTCTTTAACTAAAGTTACGGCATCTTCTACATTCAATCCGTTTAAAATCGTATAATTTGTATTTTGAGTATTTAAAAATACTTTATCTAAATATCCAGATTCATCTAAAACAGAAATGGTTCGAAGTTTATCATTATTAAGTTGAGCCAAATATGATACCACAGCAATAAGTGCAATCATAATTAATGGACTCAAAAAAGTCATTACAATGAAAGACTTGTTCTTAACCTTTGTAAGGTATTCTCTTTTTATAATGAGCGGTAAATGATTCATGCTTAGTTATTTTTTACAGTTTGAATAAAAATATCACTTGCAGAAGGAATAACTTCTACAAAATGGTGCACCTCGGCTTTGGCTGTTAAAAAAGAGAGTAAATCATTAGGTGACGTATTATCATCTATTCTTATATTCAACTTAATATCATCATTTAAATTTTTAAAAGTAGCCGGAAATACCTCAAACGTATTCTGAATTTCCGAAAGCACCCTATCTTTATTAGCAGATTCTAAACCAACTTCAAACGTGTTTGTCCTATATTGACGCTTAATATCATTCAGTTTACCATCTAAAACTTTGTTAGATTTATGAATCAATGCAATGTGATCGCAAAGCTCTTCAACAGATTCCATACGGTGGGTTGAAAATATAACTGTCGCACCTTCATCTCTCAATTGCAATATCTCATCTTTAATAAGATTAGCATTGATTGGATCAAAACCCGAAAAAGGTTCATCAAAAATTAATAGCTTAGGCTTATGCAATACAGTAACCACAAATTGAATCTTCTGAGCTTGACCTTTACTAAGCTCTTGAATTTTCTTATTCCACCAATCACCAATCTCTAACTTGTCGAACCAATATTTTAGTCTACTTTTAGCTTCAGATTTACTTAACCCTTTGAGTTGAGCCAAATACAAACATTGTTCTCCAACCTTCATTGATTTATATAATCCACGTTCTTCAGGCAAATAACCTATATCTCTTATATGTTCAGGTTTTAGAGCCTGTCCATCTAAAAGTACAGAACCTTCATCTGGCATGGTAATTTGATTAATAATACGAATTAGTGTAGTCTTACCTGCACCATTCGGACCTAAAAGCCCAAAAATGCTACCTTTTGGCACAGCAATAGATACTTTATTCAGTGCTCTAAAATTTCCAAAATTCTTAGACACGGAATTAGCAACTAATAAATCATTCATATATAATTAAGTTTTGGTGGTAAGTTAGCTCGTAAATATATTAAATGTTATAGAGTTTTAAAGTATAATTGACACACATTTATCCACTATTTATAAAGCTTAACAAGAAAAAATGTTAGAAAAACAAAACCCACCCTCGTGGTTAGACAAGGATGGGAAAAA
Coding sequences within:
- a CDS encoding ABC transporter permease, with the translated sequence MNHLPLIIKREYLTKVKNKSFIVMTFLSPLIMIALIAVVSYLAQLNNDKLRTISVLDESGYLDKVFLNTQNTNYTILNGLNVEDAVTLVKEKEDYGLLHISKVDSLDAFTDNVKFYSEESPSITIMASLERKIEKRLRDMKLQKDGVTLAQIEASKTSIDIAQESFEGEKSSKIDNIVKLAFGGIAGYLLFMFIIIYGNMIMRSVIEEKTSRIIEIIISSVKPIQLMMGKIIGTSLAGVTQFAIWVILGGVLMTVVSMIFGIDIAQTSAQQQQEIMNQAMEADKMQTIVENGLTAINNLPLANLVVAFIFFFIGGYLLYSSLYAAIGAAVDNETDTQQFMLPILMPLILAVYVGVFTVIDDPHGTVSTVFSFIPFTSPVVMLMRIPFGVPLWQQGLSLLLLIGTFMFAVWFAAKIYRVGILMYGKKPTYKELFKWLKY
- a CDS encoding ABC transporter ATP-binding protein; this encodes MNDLLVANSVSKNFGNFRALNKVSIAVPKGSIFGLLGPNGAGKTTLIRIINQITMPDEGSVLLDGQALKPEHIRDIGYLPEERGLYKSMKVGEQCLYLAQLKGLSKSEAKSRLKYWFDKLEIGDWWNKKIQELSKGQAQKIQFVVTVLHKPKLLIFDEPFSGFDPINANLIKDEILQLRDEGATVIFSTHRMESVEELCDHIALIHKSNKVLDGKLNDIKRQYRTNTFEVGLESANKDRVLSEIQNTFEVFPATFKNLNDDIKLNIRIDDNTSPNDLLSFLTAKAEVHHFVEVIPSASDIFIQTVKNN